The following proteins are co-located in the Acidobacteriota bacterium genome:
- a CDS encoding (Fe-S)-binding protein, protein MSVVRVLERLGLQVECPAGQTCCGQPAFNAGYLDEARALARHTIDVLSRSDAPIVVPSGSCADMVIHQYASLLRDDGVYARKAEAVAGRTYELTQFLVDVMGTADVGAACHGRLAYHACCHGLRGLNVRREPEALLDAVTHATICPLAESDVCCGFGGLFSVKLPDISAAMLDRKLDRIEESGADTVVVTDVSCALHIEGGLRRRGSTVRVRHIADVLAETGAAR, encoded by the coding sequence ATGTCCGTCGTCCGCGTGCTCGAACGTCTCGGGCTGCAGGTCGAGTGCCCGGCCGGGCAGACCTGCTGCGGTCAACCGGCCTTCAACGCGGGCTACCTCGACGAAGCGCGCGCGCTCGCTCGACATACCATCGACGTCCTCTCGCGCTCCGACGCCCCCATCGTCGTGCCCTCGGGCTCGTGCGCCGACATGGTGATTCACCAGTACGCCAGCCTGCTTCGCGACGATGGCGTCTATGCGCGGAAGGCCGAGGCCGTCGCCGGACGGACGTACGAGCTCACGCAGTTCCTCGTGGACGTGATGGGGACGGCCGACGTGGGCGCGGCCTGCCACGGGCGGCTCGCGTATCACGCGTGCTGTCATGGGCTGCGCGGGCTGAACGTCAGGCGCGAACCCGAAGCGCTGCTCGACGCCGTGACACACGCGACGATCTGCCCGCTCGCCGAGAGCGACGTGTGCTGCGGGTTCGGCGGCCTCTTCTCGGTGAAGCTGCCCGACATCTCGGCCGCGATGCTCGATCGCAAGCTCGATCGGATCGAGGAGAGCGGCGCCGACACCGTGGTCGTCACGGACGTGAGCTGCGCCCTGCACATTGAGGGCGGCCTTCGCCGGCGCGGCAGCACCGTTCGCGTCCGTCACATCGCCGACGTGCTCGCCGAAACGGGGGCGGCCCGATGA
- the moeB gene encoding molybdopterin-synthase adenylyltransferase MoeB has product MPTTVFIPTPLRPFTDQQASVQVAGATVGEVLQNLVKAHAELRNHLYNADGKLRSFVNIYVNDEDIRYLSKEQTTVGEKDTVSIVPSVAGGTSAVDAPAMPDLTGDEVRRYSRHLIMPEVGVDGQKKLKAAKVLCVGAGGLGSPAALYLAAAGVGTLGLIDFDTVDFSNLQRQILYSSDDVGRPKLKAAYDRLHGLNPNIRVIGHEVALNSSNALEIFRNYDVIVDGADNFPTRYLVNDACVLLGKPNVYGSIFRFDGQVSIFATKAGPCYRCLYPEPPPPGLVPSCAEGGVLGVLPGVVGTIQATEALKLIIGAGDPLIGRLLLFDALQMKFRTLKLQKDRECPVCGDHPTVKTLIDYEQFCGITPQVKAADKGTLPAELETSVEELKARLDRGDVFLLDVREPREWDIAHIEGATLIPLGELPKRLDELPQGPGAPDIIVQCKSGVRSAKAVNLLRDEGFDRVKNLKGGILAWISRIDPTLHGY; this is encoded by the coding sequence ATGCCGACGACCGTGTTCATCCCCACCCCCCTTCGTCCGTTCACCGATCAACAGGCGTCCGTGCAGGTGGCCGGCGCGACGGTGGGCGAGGTGCTGCAGAACCTCGTGAAAGCCCACGCCGAGCTGCGGAATCACCTCTACAACGCGGACGGCAAGCTGCGCAGCTTCGTCAACATCTACGTCAACGACGAGGACATCCGGTACCTGAGCAAGGAACAGACGACCGTCGGCGAGAAGGACACGGTCAGCATCGTGCCGTCGGTCGCCGGCGGCACGTCGGCCGTCGACGCGCCGGCGATGCCCGACCTGACGGGCGACGAGGTCCGGCGCTACAGCCGGCACCTGATCATGCCGGAGGTGGGCGTCGACGGGCAGAAGAAGCTCAAGGCGGCGAAGGTCCTGTGCGTAGGTGCGGGCGGCCTCGGATCACCCGCGGCGCTGTACCTCGCCGCGGCCGGCGTCGGCACCCTCGGGCTGATCGATTTCGACACGGTGGACTTCAGCAACCTGCAGCGGCAGATCCTCTACAGCTCGGACGACGTCGGCCGTCCCAAGCTGAAGGCGGCCTACGATCGGCTGCACGGCCTGAACCCGAACATCCGCGTCATCGGACACGAGGTGGCGCTCAATTCGTCCAACGCCCTGGAGATCTTCCGGAACTACGACGTGATCGTCGACGGCGCCGACAACTTCCCCACGCGCTATCTCGTCAACGACGCGTGCGTGCTGCTCGGCAAGCCGAACGTCTACGGCAGCATCTTCCGCTTCGACGGTCAGGTGTCGATCTTCGCGACGAAGGCGGGCCCGTGCTATCGCTGCCTGTATCCCGAACCGCCGCCGCCCGGCCTCGTCCCGAGCTGCGCCGAGGGCGGCGTCCTCGGCGTGCTGCCTGGCGTGGTCGGCACGATCCAGGCGACCGAGGCGCTCAAGCTGATCATCGGCGCGGGGGATCCGCTCATCGGCCGCCTGCTGCTGTTCGACGCGCTGCAGATGAAGTTCCGCACGCTCAAGCTGCAGAAGGACCGCGAGTGCCCGGTCTGCGGCGATCACCCGACCGTCAAGACGCTCATCGACTACGAGCAGTTCTGCGGCATCACGCCTCAAGTGAAGGCGGCCGACAAGGGCACGCTGCCCGCCGAGCTCGAGACGAGCGTCGAGGAGCTGAAGGCGCGGCTCGATCGCGGCGACGTGTTCCTGCTCGACGTCCGCGAGCCGCGCGAGTGGGACATCGCCCACATCGAGGGTGCCACGCTCATCCCGCTCGGCGAGCTGCCGAAGCGTCTCGACGAGCTGCCGCAGGGCCCCGGCGCGCCCGACATCATCGTGCAGTGCAAGTCGGGCGTGCGCAGCGCGAAGGCGGTGAACCTGCTGCGCGACGAAGGCTTCGACCGCGTGAAGAACCTGAAGGGCGGCATCCTCGCCTGGATCTCGCGGATCGATCCGACGCTGCACGGGTATTAG
- a CDS encoding iron-sulfur cluster-binding protein, which translates to MNVDERPFAQRTAEALADAHLRHTLRTVTTAILGYRRAGLGRLPASDGWRDHARRIRAHTLANLDRYLDQFAGAVEARGGHVHYAATAAEAVAYVRDLAIARGVRLAVKGKSMVTEEIDLNGHLERAGIRVVETDLGEYIVQLADDRPSHIVMPIMHMTRHQVADLFKRKIGATEEDVADIASMTQLARRVLREEFVNADMGISGCNFAVAETGSITTCTNEGNGRLTTTMPRIHVAMMGMERIVPTVADLGVMLQVLARSATGQNLTVYTNVVNGPRPREGDRAEGDGPDEFHVVIVDNGRSRVLASGQAEILYCIRCGACLNTCPVFHQIGGHAYGSVYPGPIGSVLTPAMHGMEKFDDLPQASTLCGACRDVCPVRIDIPRMLLELRAKGVAQGKSPLWVTAGIRAFVFAGVRPGLFRTAGALAARASRMLARGGWIRRLPGHLSAWTRSRDFPALAATSFQERWEDAKTAGVRDNRENPAR; encoded by the coding sequence ATGAACGTCGACGAGCGCCCGTTCGCGCAGCGCACCGCCGAGGCGCTCGCCGACGCCCACCTGCGGCACACGCTTCGCACCGTCACGACCGCCATCCTGGGCTATCGTCGCGCCGGCCTGGGCCGCCTTCCGGCGTCGGACGGCTGGCGGGATCACGCGCGCCGCATCCGCGCGCACACGCTCGCGAACCTCGACCGCTACCTCGACCAGTTCGCCGGCGCGGTCGAAGCGCGCGGCGGTCACGTGCACTACGCCGCCACGGCGGCCGAGGCCGTCGCGTACGTGCGCGATCTCGCGATCGCACGCGGCGTGCGCCTGGCCGTCAAGGGCAAGTCGATGGTGACCGAGGAGATTGACCTCAACGGCCACCTCGAGCGCGCCGGCATCCGCGTCGTCGAAACCGATCTGGGCGAGTACATCGTGCAGCTCGCCGACGATCGCCCATCGCACATCGTGATGCCGATCATGCACATGACCCGGCATCAGGTGGCGGACCTCTTCAAGCGGAAGATCGGCGCGACCGAGGAGGACGTCGCCGACATCGCGTCGATGACGCAGCTCGCGCGGCGCGTGCTCCGCGAGGAGTTCGTCAACGCGGACATGGGCATCAGCGGCTGCAACTTCGCCGTCGCGGAGACCGGCAGCATCACGACCTGCACGAACGAAGGCAACGGCCGCCTGACGACGACGATGCCGCGCATTCACGTGGCGATGATGGGGATGGAGCGCATCGTCCCCACCGTGGCGGATCTCGGCGTCATGCTGCAGGTCCTGGCGCGCAGCGCGACGGGACAGAACCTCACGGTGTACACGAACGTCGTCAACGGGCCGCGCCCGCGCGAGGGCGATCGCGCCGAGGGCGACGGTCCGGACGAGTTCCACGTCGTGATCGTGGACAACGGACGAAGCCGCGTGCTCGCGTCCGGACAGGCCGAGATCCTCTACTGCATCCGGTGCGGGGCGTGCCTGAACACCTGCCCGGTCTTCCACCAGATCGGCGGGCACGCGTACGGCAGCGTGTATCCCGGCCCGATCGGATCCGTCCTCACGCCCGCCATGCACGGCATGGAGAAGTTCGACGATCTGCCGCAGGCCAGCACGCTGTGCGGCGCGTGCCGCGACGTCTGTCCCGTGCGGATCGACATCCCGCGCATGCTGCTCGAGCTGCGCGCGAAGGGCGTCGCGCAGGGCAAGTCGCCGCTCTGGGTGACGGCGGGCATCAGGGCGTTCGTCTTCGCGGGCGTCCGCCCAGGCCTGTTTCGCACGGCTGGCGCCTTGGCGGCGCGCGCCTCGCGGATGCTGGCGCGCGGCGGATGGATCCGCCGGCTGCCCGGGCACCTGTCGGCGTGGACGCGATCGCGCGACTTCCCGGCCCTGGCCGCGACGTCGTTTCAGGAACGGTGGGAGGACGCCAAGACGGCCGGCGTTCGTGACAATCGGGAGAACCCGGCTCGATGA
- the ilvD gene encoding dihydroxy-acid dehydratase: protein MSESTKRSSQLVEGPHRAPARAMLKAVGFTDSDLQRPLIGVANTWIEIGPCTYHLRHLAEYVREGIKAAGGTPMEFNTVSISDGITMGTSGMRMSLVSRELIADSIEMVVDGNELDGVIALVGCDKTIPGAAMALARVNVPGLVLYGGSIAPGHYGGRSVTIQDVFEAVGAQAAGRITMDQLVSLENVACPGAGACGGQFTANTMAGVCEFLGISPLGANNVPAVDPAKPDVARAAGRLVVDLVRRGLTPKAIMTPAAFQNAIASVVATGGSTNAVLHLLAIAREAGVDLDIEAFNRVSAAVPWLADLKPAGRFVATDLHEVGGTKLVADRLLKLGAIDGGAITVTGRTLADEAAGAAEAPGQEVVRPLDRPLAPTGGLVILRGSLAPEGAVMKVAGHKRHSHRGPARVFDSEEATFDAVRAGRIRPGDVVVIRYEGPRGGPGMREMLAVTGAIMGAGLGDTVALVTDGRFSGATHGYMVGHVAPEAASGGPIAVVRDGDVITIDEDAHTIELEIPAAELQARLAAWTAPPPRATRGVLAKYAKLVSSAALGAVTG from the coding sequence ATGAGCGAGTCGACGAAGCGCAGTTCGCAACTGGTCGAGGGTCCGCATCGGGCGCCGGCGCGCGCGATGCTCAAGGCGGTCGGGTTCACCGACAGCGACTTGCAGCGCCCGCTCATCGGCGTCGCCAACACCTGGATCGAGATCGGCCCCTGCACGTATCACCTCCGCCATCTCGCCGAGTACGTGCGCGAAGGGATCAAGGCCGCCGGCGGCACGCCGATGGAGTTCAACACCGTGTCGATCTCGGACGGCATCACGATGGGGACGAGCGGCATGCGCATGTCGCTCGTCAGCCGTGAGCTCATCGCCGACTCGATCGAGATGGTGGTCGACGGCAACGAGCTCGACGGCGTGATCGCGCTCGTCGGCTGCGACAAGACGATTCCCGGCGCCGCGATGGCGCTCGCGCGGGTGAACGTGCCCGGGCTCGTGCTCTACGGCGGCTCGATCGCGCCGGGCCACTACGGCGGCCGGAGCGTGACGATTCAGGACGTCTTCGAGGCCGTCGGTGCCCAGGCCGCCGGCCGCATCACGATGGATCAGCTCGTCTCGCTCGAGAACGTCGCCTGCCCGGGCGCCGGGGCGTGCGGCGGCCAGTTCACGGCGAACACGATGGCGGGCGTCTGCGAGTTCCTCGGCATCTCGCCGCTCGGGGCGAACAACGTGCCCGCGGTGGACCCGGCGAAGCCCGACGTCGCGCGGGCCGCGGGCCGGCTCGTCGTCGACCTCGTGCGGCGGGGCCTGACGCCGAAAGCGATCATGACGCCCGCCGCGTTTCAGAACGCGATCGCGTCGGTCGTCGCAACGGGCGGGTCGACGAACGCGGTGCTGCACCTGCTCGCCATCGCGCGCGAGGCGGGCGTGGATCTCGACATCGAGGCGTTCAACCGGGTCAGCGCGGCCGTGCCCTGGCTGGCGGACTTGAAGCCGGCCGGCCGGTTCGTCGCGACGGATCTGCACGAGGTGGGCGGCACGAAGCTCGTCGCCGATCGGCTGTTGAAGCTCGGCGCCATCGACGGCGGCGCCATCACGGTCACGGGGCGCACGCTCGCCGACGAAGCGGCGGGCGCGGCCGAAGCGCCCGGGCAGGAGGTCGTGCGGCCGCTCGACCGGCCGCTGGCGCCGACTGGCGGGCTCGTGATCCTGCGCGGCAGCCTCGCGCCCGAGGGTGCGGTCATGAAGGTCGCCGGCCACAAGCGGCACAGCCATCGGGGCCCGGCGCGCGTTTTCGACAGCGAGGAGGCGACGTTCGACGCCGTCCGCGCCGGGCGGATCCGGCCAGGCGACGTGGTCGTCATCCGCTACGAAGGGCCTCGCGGCGGGCCCGGCATGCGCGAGATGCTCGCCGTGACGGGCGCGATCATGGGCGCCGGGCTCGGCGACACCGTGGCCCTCGTCACCGACGGCCGCTTCTCCGGCGCGACGCACGGATACATGGTCGGCCACGTCGCACCGGAAGCCGCCTCGGGCGGCCCGATCGCGGTCGTGCGCGACGGCGACGTCATCACGATCGACGAGGATGCCCATACGATCGAGCTCGAAATCCCGGCGGCGGAGCTCCAGGCGCGGCTCGCGGCCTGGACGGCCCCGCCTCCACGCGCCACGCGCGGCGTGCTGGCGAAGTACGCGAAGCTGGTCTCGTCCGCCGCGCTCGGCGCGGTGACGGGATGA
- a CDS encoding sigma-70 family RNA polymerase sigma factor: MFSRDITAGPSLGLTSRSAPAARPDVERVFRDACDTLLPPVHLYVRYRVGRGAADDLAAQVFLKALDRLDSFDSAKGDMQTWVFGIARNVVRDHLRAGRRWRWLPVEWLSHRASTGPDPERTAIDGEQHRHLAEALATLSDRERDVLGLKFGGSLTNRAIASLMGLSESHVAVVVYRALGKLRQRLEQRQGVRHA, from the coding sequence GTGTTCAGTCGAGACATCACCGCGGGGCCCTCTCTCGGGCTGACGTCACGGAGCGCGCCCGCCGCGCGCCCGGACGTCGAGCGCGTGTTCCGCGACGCGTGCGACACGCTGCTGCCGCCTGTCCACCTCTACGTGCGGTATCGAGTCGGCCGCGGCGCGGCGGACGATCTCGCCGCGCAGGTGTTCCTGAAAGCCTTGGATCGTCTCGACAGCTTCGACTCGGCCAAAGGCGACATGCAGACGTGGGTCTTCGGCATCGCCAGGAACGTCGTCCGGGATCACCTCCGCGCCGGCCGCCGCTGGCGATGGCTGCCCGTCGAGTGGCTGAGCCATCGAGCGAGCACCGGCCCCGATCCCGAGCGGACGGCCATCGACGGCGAGCAGCATCGGCACCTCGCCGAAGCGCTCGCGACGCTGTCGGACCGCGAACGTGACGTGCTCGGGCTGAAGTTCGGTGGCAGCCTCACGAATCGCGCGATCGCGTCGCTGATGGGTCTCTCCGAGAGCCACGTCGCCGTGGTCGTCTACCGTGCTCTCGGAAAGCTCCGTCAACGTCTGGAACAACGACAAGGGGTGCGTCATGCGTGA
- the argC gene encoding N-acetyl-gamma-glutamyl-phosphate reductase — protein MTFVVYVDGQEGTTGLRIREVLASRPDVELLRIDADKRKDPHERARLLNAADVAFLCLPDAASREAAGLLTNPKTCLIDASTAFRTDPGWAFGLPELMSGQRERIHASKRIANPGCHSSAFLLIVRPLVDAGLIPRALPISATSLTGYSGGGRKMIAQYESGDDARLRSPRPYALTLAHKHLPEMHVHSGLEAAPIFQPVVASFYKGLTVSVPLHLSQLAPGATAEALHAALERRYANERFIRVMPLNDPATLEAGYFDVQGCNDTNRADLFVFGSASQVVLMSRLDNLGKGAAGAAVQCMNVHLGIDESLGL, from the coding sequence ATGACGTTCGTCGTCTACGTTGACGGGCAGGAGGGCACGACGGGGCTGCGGATTCGCGAAGTGCTCGCGAGCCGGCCCGACGTCGAGCTGCTCCGCATCGACGCCGACAAGCGGAAGGATCCGCACGAGCGCGCGCGGCTGTTGAATGCGGCCGACGTCGCGTTCTTGTGCCTGCCAGATGCCGCGTCGCGGGAAGCCGCCGGCTTGCTCACGAATCCGAAGACGTGCCTCATCGACGCGAGCACCGCGTTCCGGACGGATCCGGGCTGGGCCTTCGGCCTGCCGGAGCTCATGTCCGGGCAGCGCGAGCGCATCCACGCGTCGAAGCGCATCGCGAACCCGGGCTGCCATTCGTCGGCATTCCTGCTGATCGTCAGGCCTCTCGTGGATGCCGGCCTCATCCCGCGCGCGCTGCCGATCTCGGCGACCTCCCTCACCGGCTATTCGGGAGGCGGACGGAAGATGATCGCGCAGTACGAATCAGGAGACGATGCGCGCTTGCGGTCGCCGCGTCCGTATGCGCTGACGCTGGCGCACAAGCACCTGCCGGAGATGCACGTCCATTCCGGCCTCGAGGCCGCGCCGATCTTCCAGCCGGTGGTGGCGAGCTTCTACAAGGGGTTGACGGTGAGCGTGCCGCTGCACCTGTCGCAGCTCGCGCCCGGCGCCACCGCCGAGGCGCTCCACGCCGCGCTCGAGCGGCGCTACGCGAACGAGCGGTTCATCCGCGTGATGCCGCTCAACGACCCGGCGACGCTCGAGGCCGGGTACTTCGACGTGCAGGGGTGCAACGACACCAACCGCGCCGACCTCTTCGTGTTCGGATCGGCATCGCAGGTCGTCCTCATGTCGCGCCTCGACAACCTCGGCAAGGGCGCGGCGGGCGCCGCGGTCCAGTGCATGAACGTACACCTGGGCATCGACGAAAGCCTCGGACTCTAG
- a CDS encoding lactate utilization protein: MTNRARMIETVRAAVRQGHLPDAEARHPGRFDPPPFDGDLEQRFRTEFAALGGVVHDAAGRDDVTAVVLQVLAGEPTRTVLAWDARWLPVPGVLEALAAQGVGVLHQRPDHARSQPHRVELAAASVGLTGADAGLAETGSIVVASGPGRGRLASLLPRVHIAILRRRDIVASLPAVMTSRPDLVTSGANFVCITGPSRTADIEHVLARGVHGPGDIHVILAEG, encoded by the coding sequence ATGACGAATCGCGCGCGCATGATCGAGACCGTGCGAGCCGCCGTCCGGCAAGGACATCTGCCGGACGCGGAGGCGCGACATCCCGGCCGTTTCGACCCGCCGCCGTTCGACGGCGATCTCGAGCAGCGGTTTCGAACGGAGTTCGCCGCGCTCGGCGGCGTCGTGCACGACGCTGCCGGCCGCGACGACGTCACGGCGGTCGTGTTGCAGGTACTGGCCGGCGAGCCGACTCGCACGGTGCTGGCGTGGGACGCTCGATGGTTGCCCGTGCCGGGCGTCCTCGAGGCGCTCGCGGCGCAAGGTGTCGGCGTCCTTCACCAGCGGCCCGACCATGCGAGATCGCAGCCGCATCGTGTCGAGCTCGCGGCTGCGTCCGTGGGCCTCACGGGTGCGGACGCAGGGCTGGCCGAAACCGGATCGATCGTCGTGGCGTCGGGGCCAGGCCGGGGCCGGCTGGCGTCGCTGCTGCCCCGCGTCCACATCGCGATCCTGCGCCGCCGCGACATCGTGGCGTCGCTGCCCGCGGTGATGACCTCGCGCCCCGACCTCGTCACGTCCGGAGCCAACTTCGTCTGCATCACGGGCCCAAGCCGCACCGCCGATATCGAACACGTGCTCGCTCGCGGCGTCCACGGCCCCGGCGACATCCACGTGATTCTCGCCGAAGGATGA
- the ilvB gene encoding biosynthetic-type acetolactate synthase large subunit, protein MPRLTGAEILWDCLVREGVTDVFGYPGGAILPAYDAMLKYPIRHVLVRHEQGATHMADGYARASGKVGVAVATSGPGATNMVTGIATAMLDSSPIVCITGQVGSRLIGSDAFQETDITGVTLPVTKHNYLVTRADEVAHAVREAFLVAKSGRPGPVLIDITKDAQQSSCEYDWDAAAPDPDIVRSPAHPGDAQIQQALELIKSARRPLVLAGHGLMLGGATEEFRAFIDRSGIPAAITLLGIGALPASHPLNLGMMGMHGEAWVNTAIQEADLLIALGMRFDDRVTGNLKTYAQNARKIHVDIDPAEIGKNVPVDIGIVADVRDVLRSWQPSLTRLDLGDWIARIDALKGDSAVRDIQNMPDDGHLYAAHVIHDIWRATHGKAIVVTDVGQHQMWEAQYYHHDEPRTLITSGGLGTMGFALPAAIGAKMACPDAEVWVVVGDGGFQMTMCELATMQQENLKVNVAIINNGYLGMVRQWQEFFYDRRYAATPLSSPDFVTLASAYGIEARAVNTRHAVIPAVEQARAHRGAVVLDFQVEQEDSVYPMVPAGADLHKMIRRPTPLAETGADR, encoded by the coding sequence ATGCCACGTCTGACAGGAGCCGAGATTCTCTGGGATTGCCTGGTGCGCGAAGGCGTCACCGACGTCTTCGGCTATCCCGGCGGCGCGATTCTGCCTGCGTACGACGCGATGCTCAAGTACCCGATCCGGCACGTGCTGGTGCGTCACGAACAGGGCGCGACGCACATGGCGGACGGCTACGCGAGGGCGAGCGGCAAGGTCGGCGTCGCCGTCGCGACGAGCGGACCTGGCGCGACGAACATGGTCACCGGCATCGCCACGGCGATGCTCGACTCGTCGCCGATCGTCTGCATCACGGGCCAGGTCGGCAGCCGCCTGATCGGTTCCGACGCGTTCCAGGAGACCGACATCACGGGCGTCACGCTGCCGGTGACCAAGCACAACTACCTCGTCACCCGGGCCGACGAGGTCGCGCACGCGGTCCGCGAAGCGTTCCTCGTGGCGAAGTCCGGCCGCCCCGGCCCGGTCCTGATCGACATCACGAAGGACGCCCAGCAGTCGTCGTGCGAGTACGACTGGGACGCCGCCGCGCCCGATCCCGACATCGTCCGCAGCCCGGCACATCCGGGCGACGCGCAGATCCAGCAGGCGCTCGAGCTGATCAAGTCCGCGCGCCGGCCGCTCGTGCTCGCCGGCCACGGCCTCATGCTCGGCGGCGCCACCGAGGAGTTCCGCGCCTTCATCGATCGGAGCGGCATTCCGGCGGCCATCACGCTGCTCGGCATCGGCGCCCTGCCGGCCTCGCACCCGCTCAACCTCGGCATGATGGGCATGCACGGCGAGGCCTGGGTCAACACCGCGATCCAGGAGGCCGACCTGCTGATCGCGCTCGGCATGCGGTTCGACGATCGGGTCACCGGCAACCTCAAGACCTACGCGCAGAACGCGCGCAAGATCCACGTGGACATCGACCCGGCGGAAATCGGCAAGAACGTCCCGGTGGACATCGGCATCGTCGCCGACGTGCGCGACGTGCTCCGCTCGTGGCAGCCCTCGCTGACCCGGCTCGACCTGGGCGACTGGATCGCGCGCATCGACGCGCTCAAGGGCGATTCGGCCGTCCGCGACATCCAGAACATGCCCGACGACGGGCACCTGTACGCCGCGCACGTCATCCACGACATCTGGCGCGCCACGCACGGCAAGGCGATCGTCGTCACCGACGTCGGCCAGCACCAGATGTGGGAGGCGCAGTACTACCACCACGACGAGCCGCGCACGCTCATCACCTCCGGCGGGCTCGGCACGATGGGCTTCGCGCTGCCGGCCGCGATCGGCGCCAAGATGGCGTGTCCCGACGCGGAGGTCTGGGTGGTCGTCGGCGACGGCGGCTTCCAGATGACGATGTGCGAGCTGGCGACGATGCAGCAGGAGAACCTCAAGGTGAACGTCGCCATCATCAACAACGGCTATCTCGGCATGGTGCGCCAGTGGCAGGAGTTCTTCTACGACCGCCGCTACGCCGCGACGCCGCTCTCGAGCCCGGACTTCGTCACGCTCGCGAGCGCCTACGGCATCGAGGCGCGGGCGGTCAACACGCGGCATGCCGTCATCCCGGCCGTCGAGCAGGCGCGGGCCCACCGTGGCGCCGTTGTGCTCGACTTCCAGGTCGAGCAGGAGGACTCGGTGTACCCGATGGTGCCGGCCGGCGCCGACCTCCACAAGATGATTCGCCGCCCCACGCCGCTCGCCGAAACGGGCGCGGACCGGTAG
- the pheA gene encoding prephenate dehydratase, whose amino-acid sequence MDAHEDGQMPAADRLDTLRQEIDGIDDAFVDLLARRQQAIKRVAAVKSRTEAPLRDVERESQQMARLVERARAHGLDEMFVVRLFREIVDLSVRTQELHLGGVHPGGVPARPITVVYQGAEGAFSHIAARRFFGPRPGPVTYRGVQTFRGMLEEVRSGAADYAMLPIENTTSGSVHDAYDALSHTDLAIVGEEVLRIELCLIGVADVPLESIRQVYSHPQAIYQCTAFLASLPQAAVESFIDTAMSVERVKQEHDPTHAAIASAEAAALHGLHILRRDIANHRENYTRFLVIAREPEPWDPRVPCKTSVMFVIQHREGALLACLNVLAGHGLNLTKLESRPRPGRPFEYLFYVEFEGNVAEPPVQQAMNELAELTLSLKIFGSYPARTMPRGQAEDAS is encoded by the coding sequence ATGGACGCACACGAGGACGGGCAGATGCCGGCGGCCGACCGGCTCGATACGCTGCGCCAGGAAATCGACGGCATCGACGACGCGTTCGTCGACCTGCTGGCCCGGCGCCAGCAGGCGATCAAGCGCGTGGCGGCCGTCAAGTCCAGGACCGAGGCGCCGCTCCGCGACGTCGAGCGCGAGTCGCAGCAGATGGCCCGGCTCGTCGAGCGTGCCCGAGCCCACGGCCTCGACGAGATGTTCGTCGTCCGGCTGTTCCGCGAGATCGTGGACCTGTCGGTGCGGACGCAGGAGCTGCACCTCGGCGGCGTGCACCCGGGCGGCGTGCCGGCCAGGCCGATCACCGTCGTCTACCAGGGCGCCGAAGGCGCGTTCAGCCACATCGCGGCGCGCCGGTTCTTCGGGCCTCGTCCGGGCCCGGTGACGTACCGCGGCGTGCAGACGTTTCGCGGCATGCTCGAAGAGGTGCGATCCGGGGCGGCCGACTACGCGATGCTGCCGATCGAGAACACGACGTCGGGCTCGGTGCACGACGCGTACGACGCGCTGTCGCACACCGACCTCGCCATCGTCGGCGAGGAGGTGCTGCGGATCGAGCTCTGCCTGATCGGCGTGGCCGACGTCCCGCTCGAGAGCATCCGGCAGGTCTACTCGCACCCGCAGGCGATCTACCAGTGCACCGCGTTTCTCGCCTCGCTGCCGCAGGCCGCCGTCGAGTCGTTCATCGACACGGCCATGAGCGTCGAGCGGGTGAAGCAGGAGCACGACCCGACGCACGCGGCCATCGCCAGCGCGGAAGCCGCCGCGCTCCACGGCCTGCACATCCTGCGGCGCGACATCGCGAACCATCGCGAGAACTACACGCGCTTCCTCGTGATCGCGCGCGAGCCCGAGCCGTGGGATCCGCGCGTGCCGTGCAAGACGTCGGTGATGTTCGTCATCCAGCACCGCGAAGGCGCGCTGCTCGCCTGCCTGAACGTGCTCGCCGGCCACGGCCTGAATCTCACGAAGCTCGAGTCGCGGCCGCGTCCGGGGCGGCCGTTCGAGTACCTGTTCTACGTCGAGTTCGAGGGCAACGTCGCCGAGCCGCCCGTGCAGCAGGCGATGAACGAGCTCGCCGAGCTGACGCTGTCGCTCAAGATCTTCGGGTCGTACCCGGCGAGGACGATGCCGAGAGGCCAGGCGGAGGACGCGTCGTAG